One part of the Eubalaena glacialis isolate mEubGla1 chromosome 19, mEubGla1.1.hap2.+ XY, whole genome shotgun sequence genome encodes these proteins:
- the AANAT gene encoding LOW QUALITY PROTEIN: serotonin N-acetyltransferase (The sequence of the model RefSeq protein was modified relative to this genomic sequence to represent the inferred CDS: substituted 1 base at 1 genomic stop codon), whose protein sequence is MSTQSIHYLKPVALRLPPGIPESPSHQRRHTLPANEFRCLTPEDAAGVSEIEXEAFISVSGICPLNLDQVRHFLVLCPELSLDWLVEGRLVAFIVGSLWNEERLTQSLTLHRPRGRTAHLHVLAVHRPFRQQGKGSILLWRYLHHLGGHPGVHLALLMCEDGLVPFYQRFGFHPVGLCAMGSLAFKEMQCSLRGHASLRRNSDC, encoded by the exons ATGTCCACTCAGAGCATCCACTACCTGAAGCCTGTGGCTCTGCGCCTGCCACCTGGGATCCCAGAGTCCCCAAGCCACCAGCGGCGCCACACACTCCCCGCCAATGAGTTTCGCTGCCTCACCCCAGAGGATGCTGCTGGCGTGTCTGAGATTGAGTGAGAAG CCTTCATCTCTGTCTCGGGCATCTGCCCCCTGAACCTGGACCAGGTCCGGCACTTCCTGGTCCTGTGTCCTGAGCTGTCCCTGGACTGGCTCGTGGAGGGCCGCCTCGTGGCCTTCATCGTCGGCTCCCTGTGGAATGAGGAGAGACTCACTCAG TCGCTGACGCTGCACAGGCCCAGGGGCCGCACGGCCCACCTGCACGTGCTGGCTGTGCACCGCCCCTTCCGGCAGCAGGGCAAGGGCTCCATCCTGCTCTGGCGCTACCTGCACCACCTGGGCGGCCATCCGGGCGTGCACCTGGCCTTGCTCATGTGCGAGGATGGCCTGGTGCCCTTCTACCAGAGGTTCGGCTTCCACCCTGTGGGCCTGTGTGCCATGGGCTCACTCGCCTTCAAGGAGATGCAGTGCTCCCTGCGGGGCCACGCCTCCCTGCGCAGGAACAGTGACTGCTGA